One region of Streptomyces rishiriensis genomic DNA includes:
- the cimA gene encoding citramalate synthase produces the protein MTETSEPDDSFHVFDTTLRDGAQREGINLTVADKLAIARHLDDFGVGFIEGGWPGANPRDTEFFARAQEEIDFQHAQLVAFGATRRAGAKAAEDPQVRALLESGAGVITLVAKSHDRHVELALRTTLDENLAMVGDTVSFLKSQGRRVFVDCEHFFDGYRANPEYAKAVVRTASEAGADVVVLCDTNGGMLPAQIQAVVSTVLADTGARLGIHTQDDTGCAVANTLAAVDAGATHVQCTANGYGERVGNANLFPVVAALELKYGKQVLPEGKLREMTRISHAIAEVVNLTPSTHQPYVGVSAFAHKAGLHASAIKVDPDLYQHIDPEQVGNTMRMLVSDMAGRASVELKGKELGVDLGGDREVVGRVVERVKERELKGYTYEAADASFELLLRAEVEGKPLKYFEVESWRAIVEDRPDGTHANEATVKLWAKGERIVATAEGNGPVNALDRALRVALEKIYPQLAKLDLVDYKVRILEGVHGTQSTTRVLISTTDGTGEWSTVGVAENVIAASWQALEDAYTYGLLRAKVEPAE, from the coding sequence ATGACCGAAACCAGCGAACCCGACGACTCGTTCCACGTCTTCGACACCACCCTGCGCGACGGCGCGCAGCGGGAGGGCATCAACCTCACCGTCGCCGACAAGCTGGCGATCGCCCGGCACCTGGACGACTTCGGCGTGGGCTTCATCGAGGGCGGCTGGCCCGGCGCCAACCCGCGGGACACCGAGTTCTTCGCCCGCGCGCAGGAGGAGATCGACTTCCAGCACGCCCAGCTGGTCGCCTTCGGCGCCACCCGCCGGGCGGGCGCGAAGGCCGCGGAGGACCCACAGGTCAGGGCGCTGCTGGAGTCGGGCGCCGGGGTGATCACGCTGGTCGCGAAGTCCCACGACCGGCACGTCGAACTGGCCCTGCGCACCACGCTGGACGAGAACCTGGCGATGGTCGGCGACACGGTGTCCTTCCTGAAGAGTCAGGGCCGCCGGGTCTTCGTCGACTGCGAGCACTTCTTCGACGGCTACCGCGCCAACCCGGAGTACGCGAAGGCCGTGGTCCGCACGGCCTCCGAGGCCGGCGCGGACGTGGTCGTCCTCTGCGACACCAACGGCGGCATGCTGCCGGCGCAGATCCAGGCGGTCGTCTCCACGGTCCTCGCCGACACCGGCGCCCGGCTCGGCATCCACACCCAGGACGACACCGGCTGCGCGGTGGCGAACACCCTGGCCGCGGTGGACGCGGGCGCGACGCACGTCCAGTGCACGGCCAACGGCTACGGGGAGCGGGTCGGCAACGCGAACCTGTTCCCGGTGGTCGCGGCCCTGGAGCTGAAGTACGGCAAGCAGGTCCTGCCCGAGGGAAAGCTGCGCGAGATGACCCGCATCTCGCACGCGATCGCCGAGGTCGTCAACCTGACGCCGTCCACGCATCAGCCGTACGTGGGCGTCTCGGCCTTCGCGCACAAGGCCGGCCTGCACGCCTCCGCCATCAAGGTCGACCCGGACCTCTACCAGCACATCGACCCCGAACAGGTCGGCAACACCATGCGGATGCTGGTGTCGGACATGGCCGGACGCGCGTCGGTGGAGCTCAAGGGCAAGGAGCTGGGCGTCGACCTGGGCGGCGACCGTGAAGTGGTCGGCCGGGTCGTGGAGCGGGTCAAGGAACGCGAACTCAAGGGCTACACCTACGAGGCGGCGGACGCCTCCTTCGAGCTGCTGCTGCGGGCAGAGGTCGAGGGCAAGCCGCTCAAGTACTTCGAGGTCGAGTCCTGGCGGGCCATCGTCGAGGACCGCCCCGACGGCACCCACGCCAACGAGGCCACCGTCAAGCTGTGGGCCAAGGGCGAGCGCATCGTCGCGACGGCGGAGGGCAACGGCCCGGTCAACGCCCTGGACCGCGCCCTGCGCGTGGCGCTGGAGAAGATCTACCCCCAGCTGGCCAAGCTCGACCTGGTGGACTACAAGGTCCGCATCCTGGAGGGCGTCCACGGCACCCAGTCCACCACCCGCGTCCTGATCTCCACGACGGACGGCACGGGCGAGTGGTCCACGGTGGGTGTCGCGGAGAACGTGATCGCCGCCTCCTGGCAGGCCCTGGAGGACGCCTACACGTACGGGCTGCTGCGGGCCAAGGTGGAACCCGCCGAGTAG
- a CDS encoding lectin, translated as MRRSTRALRLLIAGLLGTAGITAAAAPADAAGEQVTAWLTTTDDAGGRHVVRGLQAQPAFAFQTGSGGPGENITVDENTGYQTFTGGGASFTDTAAWLMNGSGALSAATREATMRKLFSPTEGIGLSFLRNPMGGSDLARFGYTYDDVPAGQSDPDLSRFSLAHDLADVVPLTRRARELNPALTVMASPWTAPAWMKDSGQLDGGWLKAENYGAYASYFVKYLQAYRDQGIPVAYVTAQNEPTCCSGYPSMSWNASGLAYFTKSELLPKLAAAGLSTKVLAHDWNWDTYDAYAAQTVDDAAVRSHPNFGGIAWHGYGGDVAKQTSVHNQYPQLDAFGTEHSGGTWIANQQREDMLDIVNYTRNWAKSVTKWSLAVDQNRGPHNGGCGTCDGLVTVHNGDGASGTVDYMIEYYTMGHLTKFVRPGARRIASTASSSVPNVAWRNPDGSKALIAYNDASAAKTVTINWGAQHATYSLPGKTSATFTWSGTQAGDPSRSGSFAGLAGKCLDVAGGAAANGTAVQLYDCNGSAAQRWTVQPDGSLRALGKCLDVVGGSTADGAKTQLYDCNGTGAQRWSYDAATGDVVNTAANKCLDVTDNSSANGARGQIWSCTGAANQKWQLR; from the coding sequence ATGAGGAGATCCACTCGCGCTCTCCGGCTGCTCATCGCCGGTCTGCTCGGCACCGCCGGGATCACCGCGGCGGCCGCGCCCGCCGACGCGGCCGGCGAGCAGGTCACGGCCTGGCTCACCACCACGGACGACGCCGGCGGGCGGCACGTTGTCCGCGGTCTCCAGGCCCAGCCCGCCTTCGCCTTCCAGACGGGCAGCGGCGGCCCAGGTGAGAACATCACGGTCGACGAGAACACCGGGTACCAGACCTTCACCGGCGGCGGCGCGTCCTTCACCGACACCGCGGCCTGGCTGATGAACGGCAGCGGGGCGCTGTCCGCGGCGACCCGGGAGGCGACGATGCGCAAGCTGTTCTCGCCGACCGAGGGCATCGGCCTGTCGTTCCTGCGCAATCCGATGGGCGGCTCGGATCTCGCGCGCTTCGGCTACACCTACGACGACGTGCCGGCCGGCCAGAGCGACCCGGACCTGTCGCGGTTCTCCCTCGCTCACGACCTGGCGGACGTGGTGCCGCTGACCCGGCGGGCCCGGGAGCTGAACCCGGCGCTGACGGTCATGGCGTCTCCGTGGACGGCGCCCGCCTGGATGAAGGACAGCGGGCAGCTCGACGGGGGCTGGCTGAAGGCGGAGAACTACGGGGCCTACGCCTCGTACTTCGTGAAGTACCTCCAGGCCTACCGGGACCAGGGCATACCGGTGGCGTACGTGACGGCGCAGAACGAGCCGACGTGCTGCTCGGGCTATCCGTCGATGAGCTGGAACGCGTCGGGGCTGGCGTACTTCACGAAGAGCGAGCTGTTGCCGAAACTGGCCGCGGCGGGACTGTCGACGAAGGTGCTGGCGCACGACTGGAACTGGGACACGTACGACGCGTACGCGGCGCAGACGGTGGACGACGCGGCGGTGCGCTCGCACCCGAACTTCGGCGGGATCGCCTGGCACGGCTACGGCGGGGACGTGGCGAAGCAGACGTCGGTGCACAACCAGTACCCGCAGCTGGACGCCTTCGGCACCGAGCACTCCGGCGGGACGTGGATCGCGAACCAGCAGCGCGAGGACATGCTCGACATCGTGAACTACACCCGCAACTGGGCGAAGTCGGTGACGAAGTGGTCGCTGGCGGTGGACCAGAACCGGGGGCCGCACAACGGCGGCTGCGGGACCTGCGACGGGCTGGTGACCGTGCACAACGGGGACGGGGCGAGCGGGACCGTCGACTACATGATCGAGTACTACACGATGGGGCACCTGACGAAGTTCGTCCGGCCGGGCGCTCGGCGGATCGCGTCGACGGCGTCCTCGTCCGTGCCGAACGTGGCATGGCGCAACCCCGACGGCTCCAAGGCCCTGATCGCCTACAACGACGCCTCGGCCGCGAAGACGGTGACGATCAACTGGGGTGCGCAGCACGCGACATACTCGCTGCCGGGGAAGACGTCGGCGACCTTCACCTGGTCGGGTACCCAGGCGGGCGATCCGAGCCGGTCGGGGTCCTTCGCCGGACTCGCGGGCAAGTGCCTGGACGTGGCGGGCGGGGCCGCGGCCAACGGCACGGCCGTGCAGCTCTACGACTGCAACGGCTCGGCCGCACAGCGGTGGACCGTTCAGCCGGACGGCTCGCTGCGGGCGCTCGGCAAGTGCCTCGACGTCGTCGGGGGTTCGACGGCGGACGGCGCGAAGACCCAGCTCTACGACTGCAACGGCACGGGCGCCCAACGGTGGTCGTACGACGCCGCCACCGGTGACGTCGTGAACACGGCGGCGAACAAGTGCCTCGACGTCACGGACAACTCGTCGGCCAACGGGGCACGGGGTCAGATCTGGTCGTGCACGGGAGCCGCCAACCAGAAGTGGCAGCTGCGGTAG
- a CDS encoding glycoside hydrolase family 3 protein, whose protein sequence is MRRTALLASATLLAALLPLTTAAGASGADEPDPAPVPVDRFEGEIPFASPPAEGLFTWGGDTDDPPALRLAAREDAPEGDQVLTGSYEISGYGGFTHDFAFAEPAHDWSGHRGIRFWWEGRGNGKKIAFEIKDGGANGEASELWTTSFTDDWTGWKLVEIPFTDFTYRTDYQPVGGIDHVLGLTETWGYALTLPVGVKGDFAMDGVELYGRADQSLRAAVTTDAAVYPVREGGAAAVTLTVATTGAAPLDDPVTVAYETAATGTAVPGKDYTPVAGTVTFPAGTPSGATRTVAVRTLADRQAESAETVPLRLTVTGAKPPAETPQVVLDAHGLPYLNAKLPVKKRVADLLSRMSLAEKAGQMTQAERGAITAPGDIAAYGLGSLLSGGGSTPTPNTPEAWAKMIDAFQLRAQATRFQIPLIYGVDAVHGHNNLVGATVMPHNIGIGATRDPALAEQTGAVTAAEVRATGIPWDFAPCLCVTRDERWGRSYEAYGEDPALVQAMETVIQGLQGRASGADLKDDDKVLATAKHFVGDGGTGYGSSTTGTYTIDQGVTEVTRQELEAVHLAPFRTAVDRGVGTVMPSYSSLDIAGDGKGPVKMHARADLLNGVLKDRMGFDGFVISDWAAIDQLPGDYASDVRTSVNAGLDMIMVPYAYKDFHATLLDEVGAGRVAERRIDDAVSRILTRKFELGLFEKPYADTGNASAIGSAGHRNVARKAAAESQVLLKNSGGVLPLKKNQKVYVAGSNADDIGNQTGGWTITWQGASGDITQGTTILEGMRKAGGDVTYSKDASASTDGYDVGVVVVGETPYAEGVGDVGNGNDLELTAADRAAVDKVCAAMRCAVLIVSGRPQLIGDRLGDIDALVASWLPGTEGDGVADVLYGRRPFTGQLPVTWPKSQAQLPINVGDAAYDPQFPYGWGLTTLSRVPEGGSATLKGLAAAAAAAERAGADGVGRALVGKARLLVQQKVGQAVTAAVAKPFADADHLLLTGRYGKAVEQLTAAYRAAS, encoded by the coding sequence ATGCGAAGAACCGCCCTGCTCGCCTCCGCCACCCTGCTGGCCGCACTGCTCCCGCTGACCACCGCAGCCGGCGCGTCCGGCGCCGACGAGCCCGACCCCGCCCCCGTCCCGGTCGACCGCTTCGAGGGCGAGATCCCCTTCGCGAGCCCGCCCGCCGAAGGCCTGTTCACCTGGGGCGGTGACACCGACGACCCGCCCGCCCTCCGGCTGGCCGCCCGCGAGGACGCCCCCGAGGGCGACCAGGTCCTCACCGGAAGCTACGAGATCAGCGGCTACGGCGGCTTCACCCACGACTTCGCCTTCGCGGAGCCCGCCCACGACTGGTCCGGCCACCGGGGCATCCGGTTCTGGTGGGAGGGCCGCGGCAACGGCAAGAAGATCGCCTTCGAGATCAAGGACGGCGGGGCGAACGGAGAGGCGTCCGAGCTCTGGACGACCTCCTTCACCGACGACTGGACCGGCTGGAAACTGGTCGAGATCCCGTTCACCGACTTCACGTACCGCACGGACTACCAGCCCGTCGGCGGCATCGACCACGTCCTCGGCCTCACCGAGACCTGGGGATACGCCCTCACCCTTCCCGTCGGCGTCAAGGGCGACTTCGCCATGGACGGCGTGGAACTCTACGGCCGGGCTGACCAGTCGCTGCGCGCGGCCGTCACCACCGACGCGGCCGTGTACCCGGTCCGGGAGGGCGGTGCGGCCGCCGTCACGCTCACCGTCGCCACCACCGGCGCCGCCCCCCTCGACGACCCCGTCACCGTCGCCTACGAGACCGCCGCGACCGGCACCGCCGTGCCCGGCAAGGACTACACCCCGGTCGCCGGCACCGTCACCTTCCCGGCGGGGACCCCCTCCGGCGCCACCCGCACGGTCGCCGTGCGCACCCTCGCGGACCGGCAGGCCGAGTCCGCCGAGACCGTCCCGCTCCGGCTGACCGTCACCGGCGCCAAGCCGCCGGCCGAAACCCCGCAGGTCGTCCTCGACGCGCACGGACTGCCGTACCTGAACGCCAAGTTGCCGGTGAAGAAGCGCGTCGCCGATCTCCTGTCGCGGATGAGCCTCGCGGAGAAGGCCGGCCAGATGACCCAGGCGGAGCGCGGCGCGATCACCGCTCCCGGTGACATCGCCGCGTACGGCCTCGGCTCGCTGCTCTCCGGCGGCGGCTCGACACCGACGCCCAACACCCCCGAGGCGTGGGCGAAGATGATCGACGCGTTCCAGCTCCGGGCGCAGGCCACCCGCTTCCAGATCCCGCTGATCTACGGCGTCGACGCCGTGCACGGCCACAACAACCTGGTCGGCGCGACCGTCATGCCGCACAACATCGGCATCGGGGCGACCAGGGACCCCGCGCTCGCCGAACAGACCGGCGCGGTGACCGCCGCCGAGGTCCGGGCCACCGGGATCCCCTGGGACTTCGCACCCTGCCTCTGCGTCACCCGCGACGAACGCTGGGGCCGCTCCTACGAGGCGTACGGCGAGGACCCGGCGCTGGTCCAGGCCATGGAGACGGTGATCCAGGGGCTCCAGGGCCGGGCGAGCGGCGCGGACCTGAAGGACGACGACAAGGTCCTCGCCACCGCCAAGCACTTCGTCGGGGACGGCGGCACCGGGTACGGCTCCTCCACGACCGGCACGTACACCATCGACCAGGGCGTCACCGAGGTCACCCGGCAGGAGCTGGAGGCCGTCCACCTGGCGCCCTTCCGGACGGCCGTCGACCGCGGGGTCGGCACCGTCATGCCGTCCTACTCCTCGCTCGACATCGCGGGCGACGGAAAGGGGCCGGTGAAGATGCACGCCCGGGCCGACCTGCTGAACGGCGTGCTGAAGGACCGCATGGGCTTCGACGGGTTCGTCATCAGCGACTGGGCGGCCATCGACCAACTCCCCGGCGACTACGCCTCCGACGTCCGTACGTCGGTCAACGCGGGCCTCGACATGATCATGGTCCCGTACGCCTACAAGGACTTCCACGCCACGCTCCTCGACGAGGTCGGGGCGGGCCGGGTCGCCGAGCGGCGGATCGACGACGCCGTGTCCCGCATCCTCACGCGGAAGTTCGAGCTGGGCCTCTTCGAGAAGCCGTACGCCGACACCGGCAACGCCTCCGCCATCGGCTCCGCAGGGCACCGGAACGTCGCGCGCAAGGCGGCCGCCGAGTCCCAGGTGCTCCTGAAGAACTCCGGCGGAGTCCTGCCGCTGAAGAAGAACCAGAAGGTCTACGTCGCGGGCTCCAACGCCGACGACATCGGCAACCAGACCGGCGGCTGGACCATCACCTGGCAGGGCGCCTCCGGCGACATCACGCAGGGCACGACGATCCTGGAGGGGATGAGGAAGGCCGGCGGCGACGTGACCTACTCCAAGGACGCCTCGGCGTCCACGGACGGATACGACGTGGGTGTCGTGGTCGTCGGCGAGACCCCGTACGCCGAGGGCGTCGGCGACGTCGGCAACGGCAACGACCTGGAGCTGACCGCCGCCGACCGGGCGGCCGTGGACAAGGTGTGCGCCGCGATGAGGTGCGCGGTGCTGATCGTCTCCGGGCGGCCCCAGCTGATCGGCGACCGGCTCGGTGACATCGACGCGCTGGTCGCCTCCTGGCTGCCGGGCACGGAGGGCGACGGCGTCGCCGACGTCCTGTACGGCAGGCGGCCCTTCACCGGACAGCTGCCGGTGACCTGGCCGAAGTCCCAGGCCCAGCTGCCGATCAACGTCGGCGACGCGGCGTACGACCCGCAGTTCCCCTACGGCTGGGGCCTGACGACGCTGAGCAGAGTGCCCGAGGGCGGCTCGGCGACCCTGAAGGGGCTGGCGGCCGCGGCCGCGGCGGCCGAGCGGGCCGGCGCCGACGGGGTGGGACGCGCGCTCGTCGGAAAGGCCAGGCTCCTCGTCCAGCAGAAGGTGGGGCAGGCCGTCACCGCGGCGGTCGCGAAGCCCTTCGCCGACGCGGACCACCTGCTGCTGACCGGCCGGTACGGAAAGGCGGTGGAGCAGCTGACGGCGGCGTACCGGGCCGCGTCCTGA
- a CDS encoding S1 family peptidase: MKKLLTALKRFAAVGAAALAIASLQPLSSAQAAPSPVVGGTRATQGEFPFMVRLSMGCGGALYTQQIVLTAAHCVSGTGANTSITATAGVVDLQSTTGRVQVRSTYVYRAPGYNGNGKDWALIKLASPITTQSTLKIATTTQYNTGTFTIAGWGSATEGGAQQRYLLKATVPFVSDATCRTYSGYSGLVASDEICAGYTAGGTDTCQGDSGGPMFRRDSANAWIQVGIVSWGIGCARANAPGVYSEVSTFASAIAAAAASL, encoded by the coding sequence GTGAAGAAGCTCCTCACAGCGCTCAAGAGATTCGCCGCCGTCGGCGCGGCCGCCCTCGCGATCGCCAGCCTTCAGCCCCTCTCGTCCGCACAGGCCGCCCCCTCCCCCGTCGTCGGCGGCACCCGTGCCACGCAGGGCGAGTTCCCGTTCATGGTCCGGCTCTCGATGGGCTGCGGCGGAGCGCTCTACACCCAGCAGATCGTGCTCACCGCCGCGCACTGCGTGAGCGGGACCGGAGCCAATACCAGCATCACCGCCACCGCCGGCGTCGTGGACCTCCAGTCCACCACCGGCCGGGTCCAGGTCAGATCGACCTATGTGTACCGGGCCCCCGGCTACAACGGCAACGGCAAGGACTGGGCGCTCATCAAGCTCGCCTCGCCCATCACCACCCAGTCCACCCTGAAGATCGCCACCACCACGCAGTACAACACCGGCACCTTCACCATCGCCGGCTGGGGCTCGGCCACCGAGGGCGGCGCCCAGCAGCGCTACTTGCTCAAGGCCACCGTGCCGTTCGTGAGCGACGCGACCTGTCGTACGTACAGCGGCTACAGCGGTCTGGTCGCCAGTGACGAGATCTGCGCCGGATACACGGCCGGCGGCACCGACACCTGCCAGGGCGACTCGGGCGGCCCGATGTTCCGCCGGGACTCCGCCAACGCCTGGATCCAGGTCGGCATCGTGAGCTGGGGCATCGGCTGCGCCCGGGCCAACGCCCCCGGCGTCTACTCCGAGGTGTCCACCTTCGCCTCGGCCATCGCCGCGGCAGCGGCCTCGCTCTGA
- a CDS encoding YceI family protein, whose protein sequence is MGIFGRKNTDETTTTAVADTPVTPELAALTGDYSIDPAHSTIGFVARHAMVTNVKGKFNDFTGSLHLDGTDPSKSSATIDVTMDSIDTGSADRDGHLKTADFFKTDEFPAMTFRSTSAQALGGDDYRITGDLTILGVTKPLSIDLEFNGAAKDPFGNERVGFEGKAEILRSAWGLTWNAALETGGVLVSDKIKLNFDISAIKNA, encoded by the coding sequence ATGGGCATCTTCGGCCGCAAGAACACCGACGAGACCACCACCACCGCCGTCGCCGACACCCCGGTGACCCCCGAGCTCGCCGCCCTGACCGGCGACTACTCGATCGACCCCGCCCACTCGACGATCGGCTTCGTGGCGCGCCACGCGATGGTCACGAACGTCAAGGGCAAGTTCAACGACTTCACCGGCTCGCTGCACCTGGACGGCACCGACCCGTCGAAGTCCAGCGCCACCATCGACGTCACGATGGACAGCATCGACACCGGGTCCGCCGACCGTGACGGCCACCTGAAGACCGCCGACTTCTTCAAGACCGACGAGTTCCCGGCGATGACCTTCCGCTCCACCTCGGCACAGGCGCTGGGCGGCGACGACTACCGGATCACCGGCGACCTGACGATCCTCGGCGTCACCAAGCCGCTCAGCATCGACCTGGAGTTCAACGGCGCCGCCAAGGACCCGTTCGGCAACGAGCGAGTCGGCTTCGAGGGCAAGGCCGAGATCCTGCGCTCGGCGTGGGGCCTGACCTGGAACGCGGCGCTGGAGACGGGTGGCGTTCTGGTCTCGGACAAGATCAAGCTGAACTTCGACATCTCGGCGATCAAGAACGCCTAA
- a CDS encoding acyl-CoA carboxylase subunit beta, translating into MTVLEETTGEPIAEPSEPTDARGRVAELHEIRAQALAGPSEKATQAQHAKGKLTARERIELLLDPGSFQEVEQLRRHRATGFGLEAKKPFTDGVITGWGTVEGRTVFVYAHDFRIFGGALGEAHATKIHKIMDMAIAAGAPLVSLNDGAGARIQEGVSALAGYGGIFQRNTRASGVIPQISVMLGPCAGGAAYSPALTDFVFMVRETSQMFITGPDVVKAVTGEEITQNGLGGADVHAETSGVCHFAYDDEETCIAEVRYLLSLLPQNNRENPPRTEATDPADRRGDVLLDLVPADGNRPYDMTKVIEEIVDDGEYVEIHERWARNIICALARLDGQVVGIVANQPQALAGVLDIEASEKAARFVQMCDAFNIPIVTFLDVPGFLPGVDQEHGGIIRHGAKLLYAYCNATVPRISLILRKAYGGAYIVMDSQSIGADLTYAWPTNEIAVMGAEGAANVIFRRQIAEAEDPEAMRARMVKEYKSELMHPYYAAERGLVDDVIDPAETREVLIRSLAMLQSKHADLPSRKHGNPPQ; encoded by the coding sequence ATGACCGTTTTGGAAGAGACGACGGGCGAGCCGATCGCAGAGCCTTCGGAACCCACGGATGCGCGCGGCCGCGTGGCCGAGCTGCACGAGATCCGTGCCCAGGCGCTGGCCGGCCCGAGCGAGAAGGCGACCCAGGCGCAGCACGCCAAGGGAAAGCTGACCGCGCGGGAGCGGATCGAGCTGCTCCTCGACCCGGGGTCCTTCCAGGAGGTCGAGCAGCTGCGCCGGCACCGGGCGACCGGATTCGGTCTGGAGGCCAAGAAGCCGTTCACCGACGGTGTGATCACCGGCTGGGGCACGGTCGAGGGCCGCACGGTCTTCGTCTACGCCCATGACTTCCGGATCTTCGGCGGCGCGCTGGGCGAGGCCCACGCGACGAAGATCCACAAGATCATGGACATGGCCATCGCGGCCGGCGCCCCGCTGGTCTCGCTCAACGACGGCGCCGGCGCCCGCATCCAGGAGGGCGTCTCGGCGCTCGCCGGCTACGGCGGCATCTTCCAGCGCAACACCCGGGCGTCCGGGGTGATCCCGCAGATCTCCGTCATGCTGGGCCCGTGCGCGGGCGGCGCGGCCTACAGCCCCGCCCTGACCGACTTCGTCTTCATGGTCCGCGAGACCTCGCAGATGTTCATCACCGGGCCGGACGTGGTCAAGGCCGTCACCGGCGAGGAGATCACCCAGAACGGCCTGGGCGGCGCCGACGTGCACGCCGAGACCTCCGGCGTGTGCCACTTCGCCTACGACGACGAGGAGACCTGCATCGCGGAGGTCCGCTACCTCCTGTCGCTGCTCCCGCAGAACAACCGCGAGAACCCCCCGCGCACCGAGGCCACCGACCCGGCCGACCGCCGCGGTGACGTCCTGCTCGACCTGGTCCCCGCCGACGGCAACCGTCCGTACGACATGACCAAGGTCATCGAGGAGATCGTCGACGACGGCGAGTACGTGGAGATCCACGAGCGCTGGGCCCGCAACATCATCTGTGCGCTGGCCCGCCTCGACGGCCAGGTCGTTGGCATCGTGGCCAACCAGCCGCAGGCCCTCGCCGGTGTCCTGGACATCGAGGCATCGGAAAAAGCTGCACGCTTTGTCCAGATGTGTGACGCTTTCAATATCCCGATCGTCACCTTCCTGGACGTCCCCGGATTCCTCCCGGGCGTCGACCAGGAGCACGGCGGGATCATCCGGCACGGAGCGAAGCTGCTCTACGCCTACTGCAACGCCACCGTGCCGCGGATCTCCCTGATCCTGCGCAAGGCCTACGGAGGTGCCTACATCGTCATGGACTCCCAGTCCATCGGCGCCGACCTCACCTACGCCTGGCCGACGAACGAGATCGCCGTGATGGGCGCCGAAGGCGCCGCCAACGTCATCTTCCGCCGCCAGATCGCCGAGGCCGAGGACCCCGAGGCCATGCGGGCCCGCATGGTCAAGGAGTACAAGTCCGAGCTGATGCACCCCTACTACGCGGCCGAACGCGGCCTGGTCGACGACGTCATCGACCCCGCCGAGACCCGCGAGGTCCTCATCAGGTCGCTGGCCATGCTCCAGTCCAAGCACGCCGACCTGCCCTCGCGCAAGCACGGCAACCCCCCGCAGTAA
- a CDS encoding acyl-CoA carboxylase subunit epsilon, whose amino-acid sequence MNAPDIRVEKGHAEPEEVAAITAVLLARAAAQSSTTKPHRGRPKAGWRRLEREGGFRAPHSWH is encoded by the coding sequence ATGAACGCTCCCGACATCCGCGTCGAGAAGGGCCACGCCGAGCCCGAGGAAGTCGCCGCCATCACGGCGGTCCTCCTGGCCCGCGCGGCCGCCCAGTCGTCCACGACCAAGCCTCACCGAGGCCGCCCCAAGGCCGGCTGGCGCCGCCTGGAGCGCGAGGGCGGCTTCCGCGCCCCGCACAGCTGGCACTAG
- a CDS encoding GTP-binding protein, with protein sequence MDFASSSGGPSRSTTSAKIVVAGGFGVGKTTFVGAVSEINPLRTEAVMTSASAGIDDLTHTGDKTTTTVAMDFGRITLDQDLILYLFGTPGQDRFWFMWDDLVRGAIGAIVLVDTRRLADCFPAVDYFENSGLPFVVALNGFDGSQPYQPDEVREALQIGPDTPIITTDARHRADAKSALITLVEHALMARLR encoded by the coding sequence GTGGACTTCGCAAGCTCTAGCGGGGGTCCCTCCCGCTCCACCACTTCCGCGAAGATCGTGGTGGCGGGCGGCTTCGGCGTGGGCAAGACCACGTTCGTCGGGGCTGTTTCGGAGATCAATCCGCTGCGCACCGAGGCCGTCATGACGTCCGCGTCGGCGGGGATCGACGACCTCACCCACACCGGGGACAAGACCACCACCACGGTGGCCATGGACTTCGGCCGCATCACCCTGGACCAGGACCTGATCCTGTACCTGTTCGGCACGCCGGGCCAGGACCGGTTCTGGTTCATGTGGGACGACCTGGTGCGCGGCGCGATCGGCGCGATCGTGCTGGTGGACACCCGGCGTCTCGCCGACTGCTTCCCGGCGGTCGACTACTTCGAGAACAGCGGCCTGCCGTTCGTCGTCGCCCTCAACGGCTTCGACGGCTCGCAGCCGTACCAGCCGGACGAGGTCCGCGAGGCCCTGCAGATCGGCCCCGACACCCCGATCATCACGACGGACGCCCGCCACCGCGCGGACGCCAAGAGCGCGCTGATCACGCTCGTGGAGCACGCGTTGATGGCCCGCCTGCGGTAG